In Rhizorhabdus phycosphaerae, the genomic stretch ATCGGGTCGAGGACATATGCACGCCCGAAGCGCTGGCCGCCAATCGGGCGCTCGTGCTCGATTTCTACGACCAGCGGCGGGCGGCGTTGCGGGCGGTGGAGCCGAATGCCGCGCATCTGGCTCTGGCGCGGCTTGATCGGGAGTGGCGGGGGGATTTGCTGATCGTCACGCAGAATGTCGACGATCTGCACGAACGGGCCGGGGCGACGCGGCTGCTGCACATGCACGGCGAACTGATGTCGGCGCTGTGCGAGGAATGCGGCGGGCGGGCGCGGTTTGGCGGGGCAATGCTCGACGGTACGGTCTGCGGCCAGTGCGGCGCGCAGGACAGGCTGCGGCCCGATATCGTCTTCTTCGGAGAGATGCCCTACGCCATGGAGCGGATCGAGGCGGCCTTGGCCGAGGCCGATCTGTTCGTCTCGATCGGGACGTCGGGCGCGGTCTATCCGGCGGCGGGCTTCGTGCAGATGGCGCGCCATGCGGGGATCGAGACGCTGGAGCTCAATCTGGAGCGCTCGGCCGGCAGTGGCTGGTTTGACGAGACGCGGCTGGGCAAGGCGAGTCTGCTCGTTCCTTTATGGGTGGATCAGATTCTGGGCGGGTGAACATCCGCCACGTCAGCGGATGGCTTGCGATAGCCCACCGCCCATGTAAGGTTGTTCTCTCTCTGTTCGGAGAGGGGCATGGACGACATCGAAGACGAGGACGACTTCCGCGAGCCGATCCCTGCGGATTATGGCTTGCCTGCCGATTACAGGCTGACGCCCGAGCGCCAGCGCTTCGTAGCGATCACGGGGCTTGTTGCGGACACGCTCGACTGGATTTTGATGGTGAGCCTCTGGCTGCTTCTGCTGTTGGTCGCCGCAGTTCTCGCAACGTCGTTCTTCCCCGGGGTCGTTGGCAGCGCATCGGGCGTAGGGACAGGCGTGGTGGTGGTTATCCTCTTCTTCGCGCTGATGATACCGGCCGCCTTCGGCGCTTCCATGATCGGCGGCATCATAGGCCGCCTGACCGGGCAGCGCAGGCGGCGGCGCGAGCAGGCCTATGAGCGCGACTGGTGGGAGTGGGAGGATCGATACCTCGAAACCGGCGTAGGCTATTGGGAGCGGAAGCGAGATCGCGATCTGGGCGACGAGGCTGCGCGCTTTTTTACGGAGCGCTGCTGCGATGTCGAGCGGGTCGAGAACGATGATCTCTCCGTCGTCGACCTGCTGGTCACGCGGGGCGACACGCGTCTGTTCGTGCGGTGCGATGGCCATAAGCGGCGCGTCGTGACCAAGAAGGCCGCCCGCGAAGCAGTGGAGGCGGCCAGGTCGCTTGGCGCCGGGCGGTCATCGTCATGCACCAGGTTCGCTGGGATGCATGGCCCGACGAACAGGCGCGCGCGGCAGGATTCGAACCGGTGTGGAGCGCCAGTCTAGCCGACCATGCGCGGTCGGATGGTTTATGGGTGCCGATACGCCCAGCCACCCGGATCGAGCGACTGTTGCGTCGCAAGCCGCCGATGGAGTGCATCATCGCCTGGGGCGATCGGACCGCGAAGTCTAAGAGCGCGCCGCTCGCTCAGTCGACCCAGTCCAGCCCGATCTCGCGGTAGAGACCGCGATCCTCGCCCCATTTCTCGGCGACCTTGACGTGCAGGAACAGGTGGACCTTGCGGTCGAGCAGTTTTTCCAGCTCCTCGCGGGAGCGCGAGCCGATCTCCTTGAGGCGCGTGCCGCGCTTGCCGAGGATGATCGCCTTCTGGCTGTCGCGTGCGATCAGGATCTGCTGGTGGATCGCGACAGACCCGTCCTTGCGCTCCTCATATTTCTCGGTCTCGACCGCCGAGTCATAGGGGAGTTCGGCGTGCAGTTGGAGGAACAGCTGCTCGCGGGTGACTTCGGCGGCGAGCATGCGGTCGGTGGCGTCGGACACCTGCTCTTCGGGAAAATGCCATGGCCCCTCGGGCACACGCGCCGCCAGCGCCGCGCGCAGATCCTCGATGCCGTCGCCAGTCGCGGCCGACACCATGTAGATCGCCTCAGGCGCCAGCTTGTCCTGCAGCCGCACGGCAAGATCGAGCAGGCTTTCCTTGGTACAGATGTCGACCTTGTTGAGGATCACCAGTTTGGGCTCGCGTCGCTGGGCAAGCGTGTCGAGCAGGTCGGCGATGCGGTGGGTGATGCCCGTCTTGGCATCGATCACGAAGGCGATCAGGTCGGCGTCCTGCGCACCGCCCCAGGCGGCCGCGACCATCGCGCGGTCGAGCCGGCGGCGCGGCGCGAAGATGCCGGGCGTGTCGACCAGCAGCATCTGGCTCTCGCCGGCGATCGCGACGCCGATCAGCCGGGTGCGCGTCGTCTGCGCCTTGGGGCTGACGATCGCGACCTTCTGGCCGACCAGCGCGTTGACGAGGGTGGACTTGCCCGCATTGGGGGCGCCGACGACGGCGACGAAGCCGCAGCGCTCGGTCATGACAATTTCTCCAGCAGCGCCTTGGCGGCGGCGGTTTCGGCTTCCTGTTTCGAGCTGCCTTCGGCGCTGGCCTCGGCCTTGCCCGCAATCGAAACGGTGACGGTGAAGCGGGGCGCATGGTGCGGCCCGATCCGACTGCCCATCGTATAGACGGGCGGCTTGCAGCGATGGGCGGCGGCCCATTCCTGCAGAGCGGATTTGGGATGTTTCGGGGCCTGCGCCTGGCCGGTGACATGGCTGGCCCAGGCCTTGCGCACGAAGCGTTGTGCCGTTTCGAGCCCGCCTTCGAGATAGAGCGCGCCGATCAGCGCCTCGACCACGTCGCCGACGACATTGTCGCTCTGCGCCGCACCATCGTCGCGCGCCTGCTTGCCGAGCAGCATATAGGTGCTGACCCCGATCTCGCGGCCGACCTCGGCGCAGACCTCGCGGCTGACGAGCGTGTTGAAGCGGCGCGACAGCTTGCCCTCGGGCTCGTCGCCATAGATTTCGTAGAGCCAGGTGGCGGTAATCAGGCCAAGCACGCGATCGCCGAGAAATTCGAGGCGCTCATAATGGACCGGACCATAGCTGCCATGGGTCAGGGCGCGCCGGAACATCGGCAGGTCCCGGGGGACATGGCCGAGAGCGCTTTCCACCCAGCGGCGAAGTTCGTCGTCATGCATCAGGGGCGCCTTAAGCGCTGATCGTCGGCGGTGGAAGCGCTTTACGCGCGATCCGCTGTGGAAGCCGCCGCCGGGATTGCTTCATTTCCGCCGCCGGGGCACAATCCTGCCATGGGCGACGTCGTCAATCTCAACAAGGCACGCAAGGCGAAGGCACGGATCGAGGCGAAGGCGCGGGCCGAAGCCAATCGCGCACGCTTCAGCCGGACGAAGGCCGAGCGTCGCCGCGACGAAGCGGAGAGGGATCGCCTGGTTCAGATTGTGGACGGCGCAAAACTCGACGACGCGTGACCGGCGGTCAGCGGGTCACCGCCATCATAGAGACGAGCGCTGCCGCCATGCCCCCCCACAGCAGCACAGCGGTTCCGACGAACTTCGCCAGGGCGCGGTGACGTGCTGCCGGATCGGTGATGAAGCCGTCGGCGGTACGTTCCGCCAGCATCTTTTGCAGCGCATGGGCGGGCGAAGGGACATGTTCGGCCGTCGCATCGGCGGAGAAGCGCACGACCTTGCCCTTGACGCGCCGCTCCTTGAAGGGCGCGGCGTCCTGCACGGTCTTGCGGTCGAACAATGCCATCTCGGTCTCCTGACGGAGGCAGGATGCCTCCGTCGGGGTTAATGCGGGGTAAAGATCAGCCGATCTGTTCCCAGGCTTCGACAATGTCCTTCAGCAGCGCGCCTGCGCGTTCGACTGCTTCCGGGTCATGGCTGCGGCCGCCAAGCTGCACCAGCCGACGCGCCTCGCGATAGATGCGGGCGAGATTGACCGCGATCTCACCGCCATTGCGGAAGTCGAGGCTGGTTTCGAGCGCCAGCAGGATGTTGGAGGCGCGGGCCTGTTTATCGATGATCTTGGCGCGATTGCCGACGCGCTGCGCTGCGACCATGATTTCCAGCGCCTTGGTCAGCTCTTCGAACAATATGCCGATCAGCTGGTGGGGTGTGGCCGCGAGGACACGGGCTTCAATATCGACGTTCTGATAGGCCATCTTCGCGCCGCCCGTGGCGCCGTAACCGTTACTCATATACATGCATCAGCCCTCTTGATCGCGGGGTTTGGCTTAACTTGAACTGTCGTTGGTCCACAGCTTGATCTGCTGCGTCAGGTAGCTCTGGGTCGAGGTCAGGGCGAACAGCGACGACTGCATGCGGGTATATTGCGCCGTCAGCTGGGCCCGGTAAGCCGTGTCTTTCGCGGTCAGCTTCTCCTTGTCCTCGCTGATTGCGGCCTTTTCCGTTTCGAGCCGGCTCTGTGAGGCGGTGAGCTGTCCCGAGGACGCAGTGAGCTCGCTCTTGATCGCGTCGAGCGCCCCCTGCAGGCCGGTATCGATGGTAATGGTTGCGCTGCTGACCGAGCCGAGGACGTCGAAGGACAGGCCCGAGGCCGCCGACGTGAACGAAGCCTGGACGCCGGTGGCGCCCAGCGGCAGGGTGAAACCGCCGTTCAGCGTCGCCGATGCGGCCGACGAGCTGGTTCCCGGCGTTGCATTGGTCACGGTGTACACGCCGCCCTTGGTCTTGCCGACGGCGCTCGTGATCTGGATCAGCGGATTGTCGCTGCGCTGGCCGGGGTTGAACATGGCCTCCACCGCCGATGGATTGCTGGCCATGATCGAAGAAAGACGCCCGCTGTCGAGCGTCAGGCTGCCGTCGCGATTGGTCGAGACGCCGATCTCCGCCAGCGTCGTCGGGCTGCCATCGGTGGCATAGGTCAGGCGGGTCGAGGTCAGCGAACTTAGCCGCTGGACGAGCGTGCGGATGCCGGTATCGCTGCGCAGCGATCCGTCTGTACCGGTCATGGTCCGCAGGGTCGTTCGCAACTCGTTGAAAGCGTCTACGAAGTCGCCCACTGCCTGCTTGATCGCGTCGACGGGCTGTGTCGAGCCGATCGTGATCGTGGTGCCGGGCGACGCCGACAGAAGGTCCAGCTTCACACCGTCGATCACGTCGGTGATGCTGTTTGTCGCCTTGCTGACGGTCACGCCATCGACGATCAGTTCGGCATTTTGCGCGCCCTGCTGCAGCGTCAGGCCGGTGATGGCATCGGGATCATAGGTTGCCGGATCATAAGCGAAGCGGTCGAGTTCGCCTGCGGTTCCGCTTGTCATCTTGAGCGAGAAGGCATTGGCTGCGCCCGTCGAGCCCTTGACGACCAGCCGCGCGCCGGTCGCGTCGCTGACGATGCTGGCGGTGACGCCGAGCCCGCTGTCCTTGATCGCCTGCGCGAGCCCGGCCAGCGTGTTGTTGGTCGAACCAATCGTGATCGTCTTTGTCTGGCTGCCGACCTTGAGTTCCAGCGTGCCGGTCCCGACGGTGCTCGATACGCCAGCGAGGGGCGCTGCCGTCATAGTCTGCGCCATGGCGAGCTTTTCCACCCGTACCGATGCAGAAAGCCCGTTGAGACGTGCTCCGGCCAACGCCGAGGCCTGCAGCACCGAGCTGTTGGAACTGGTCGGCTGGGTATAGAGGGTGCCACCCGAAATGAGGGTCGAGAGCGAGCTGGAAAAGGCGTTGATCGAGCTGATAGCGCTGGCGAGATCGGAGATCTTCGCCGTGTTGGCGGTCTCGCGGGTCGTCAGTGCCTTCTGCTTGTCGGAAATCGCGGCCTGCGCCAGCTGATCGACAAGCGATGCGGTGTCGATGCTGGATGCGCCCAGCGAGGTAAGGATCGATGAACCGACCGAGCTAACCATTTTTCTTCACCACCTCGCTATGGCCGGTAACGACCTGTCGGGCGGAGGATTTAGCCGTTCAATCCCTTTAATTTTCCTAACGCGCGCTAACCATGTTGCGGTGGATTCGGCCGTTGGCCCGTGATCAGCCGATCTTGCGGCCTTCTTCGTCGAAGCGGGCGCCGGCGGGGACGTCGACGTCGGGCTGGACGATGCCCTCGGCCATCGCCCGGTCGAGATTGAAGACGAAGGCCAGGATGGCGGCGACCGCGATGAACAGGTCCTCGCGGATCATCTGGCCCGACCGGCTGGTGTAGTAAATGGCGCGTGCCAGCTGGGGGTAGGAAAGGAGGGGGACCGAATTCTCGACCGCGAGTTCGCGGATGGCCTGCGCGGTCGCGCCACGTCCGCGTGCGAGCACCACCGGCGCGGCGTCGAATCCGGGGCGATAGCGCAGCGCGACCGCGAAATGGGTCGGGTTCGTGAGCACTACGGTCGAATCGAGAACCGCCTTGCGGGCCGATCCCTTGGCAGCCTGCAACTGCTTCGACCGGATCGCCGCCTTCGCTTCGGGCGAGCCTTCGGTCTGCTTACCCTCTTCCTTGATTTCCTGCTTCGACATGCGCAGTCTTTTGGCGCGCTGGAAGATCTGCGCCGGAATGTCGGCTCCGGCGACGACCGCCAGAGCAAGCGTCATGATCAGCACGGCGAAGGTGAAGGACGAACCCAACTCGTCGAGCGCGGTCCTGAGATCCTGGCGTCCAAGCGTCACGATGCTGGCGATCTGGTCCATCAGCAGCCAGTAGCCGACTGCGCCGAGGACCAGGATCTTGAGCAGGGACTTGCCGAGCTCGATCAGGCCCTGGGTTCCGAACATCCGCTTCAATCCCGCTGCCGGGTTAAGCTTGTTCGCCTTGAAACCGATCGCCGACCAGCGGAACCCCAGCGAGCCCAGCAGCGCCGGAGCGGCGATCGCTGCCGCCAAGGTGAGCCCGAGCAGCACGATCAGGGGAAGGGCGACGGTCACGACGAGCGACAGGAAGGCCGAGACCGGATCGAAGCGCTCGAGCGAGGCTGCGTCGAAGGATAGCCCATTGGTGAGCATCTGTCGCAGCGAGCCGAGCATCCACGGACCCGCCATGGCGATCCAAGCCGCGCCGACGATCATCACCAGCGCTGTACCGAGCTCGCGGGACTGGAGAACGTCACCCTTGTCCGCAGCGTCCTTCTGCCGCTTGGCGGTCGGGGCTTCTGTCTTTTCGTCGTCCTCGGGACCCTCTGCCATCGCCTATTTCCCGGCGGCGAGCAGGCGCGCCTCAGCGAGGCCGCGCTGGAGCGAGGAGGCGATGCCGTCGGCCATCACCGGGGAGGCGATTGCGATCAGGACGATCCCCGCCATGAGCGTCGCGGGGAGGCCCACCGCGAAGATGTTCATCTGCGGTGCCGAGCGTGCGAGCATCGCCATGACGAGCTGGACCAGGATGATCGCGAAGCCGACGGGCAGGGCGATCGCCAGCCCCGCCGAGAAGAGCTCTCCACCGAACAGGACGAGGCCCTGGATGCTGCTTCCGCCCAGGCCACCCTGGCCCGGGGGCAGGGCCTGGTAGCTCTCGACGATAATCGCCGCCAGTTGGAGATGACCGCCGGTGGCGAGGAAGAGGAACATCGCGAGAAGGGACAGATATTGCGAGACGGCCGGCGAGGTCGCGCCGGTCGCGGGATCCATCATCGCCGCGAAGCCGAGGCCCATCGCATTGCTGACGACCTCCCCGGCGAGCAGCGCCGTCGAGAAACCGATCTGAACCGCGAAGCCCAGGGCCAGCCCGATCAGGGCCTCACCCGCGACCAGGAAGACGCCGTCGATGCTGACGATCCCGCCCAGAGGCAGCACGAAGGGCGTGCTCGCGAAGGCGGGGATGCCCAGCGCCAGCGCGACTACTGCGCGAATCTGGACCGGCACCTGCGGCGCGCCGAAAACCGGCGCCGCGATGAATGCCGCACCCGGGCGGATCATGGCGATCATCCACAGCCACAGCTGGGTTTCGACCCCGGCCAGGCCCTGGGGTATCACCGCAGCATGTCCGGTATCCGCGCGAACAGCTCGCGGGTGAAATCGGCCAGCAGCATCAGCATCGCACCGCCGAAGATGGCAAGCGCCGCACCGACGACGATCAACTTGGGGACGAAGCTCAACGTCTGTTCGTTGATCGAGGTGGCGGCCTGGATCATGCCCAGCAGGATGCCGACGATCAGCGCCGGGATCAGCACGGGGGTTGAAATCAGCGCCAGCACCCACATCGCCTGCTGTGCGACGCCGATGAAATATTCGGGGGAGGCAGCGCTATCCATGATCGCTCCCGAACATGTGGATCGTCGCCGTCACGTCGCGAAACTCGCCGCGAGCGAGCCCATGGTAAGTGCCCATCCGTCGACAAGAACGAACAGCAACAGCTTGAATGGCATCGAAATTATTGCGGGTGACAACATCATCATGCCGAGCGACATCAGCGTCGACGCCACGACGAGATCGATAATCAGAAATGGCAGAAAGATGAGGAAGCCGATCTGGAACGCGGTCTTCAATTCGCTGGTCACGAAGGCGGGCAGGAGGATCGAGAAAGGGATGTCCGCCGGACGGGCGAAACGCGGCGCCCGGGCCAGGTCGGCAAACAGCTTCAGGTCCGTCTGGCGCGTCTGCAGCACCATGAAGCGGTGCAGGACCGAACCGCTGCGGGTGATCGCCTCCTCGATGGTGATCTGACCTGCGCCATAGGGCTTGAAGGCGGTGGCATTCATCTGGTCGATCGAAGGCTTCATGATGAACAGCGACAGGAACAGCGACAGCCCGACCAGCACCTGATTGGGCGGTGTCTGCTGAAGGCCCAGCGCCTGGCGGAGGAGAGAGAGCACGATGATGATGCGGGTGAAGCTCGTCATCATCAGCACCAGCGACGGCAGAACCGTGAGCAGGCTCATCAGCACGAGAATCTGGAGCGACAGCGACAGCGGGCGGCCGTCGCTGGCGATCGTCGTCATCGCGCGGTCGAGCGCGCCGCTTTGCGCCGGCCCCGCCGTCGAGGCCAAGGCAGGATCGCCGAGCAGCACGCCGGCCCCGATCAGAGCGG encodes the following:
- the flhB gene encoding flagellar type III secretion system protein FlhB, producing the protein MAEGPEDDEKTEAPTAKRQKDAADKGDVLQSRELGTALVMIVGAAWIAMAGPWMLGSLRQMLTNGLSFDAASLERFDPVSAFLSLVVTVALPLIVLLGLTLAAAIAAPALLGSLGFRWSAIGFKANKLNPAAGLKRMFGTQGLIELGKSLLKILVLGAVGYWLLMDQIASIVTLGRQDLRTALDELGSSFTFAVLIMTLALAVVAGADIPAQIFQRAKRLRMSKQEIKEEGKQTEGSPEAKAAIRSKQLQAAKGSARKAVLDSTVVLTNPTHFAVALRYRPGFDAAPVVLARGRGATAQAIRELAVENSVPLLSYPQLARAIYYTSRSGQMIREDLFIAVAAILAFVFNLDRAMAEGIVQPDVDVPAGARFDEEGRKIG
- the fliP gene encoding flagellar type III secretion system pore protein FliP (The bacterial flagellar biogenesis protein FliP forms a type III secretion system (T3SS)-type pore required for flagellar assembly.), which translates into the protein MKAGGLFTIRMILAAAALIGAGVLLGDPALASTAGPAQSGALDRAMTTIASDGRPLSLSLQILVLMSLLTVLPSLVLMMTSFTRIIIVLSLLRQALGLQQTPPNQVLVGLSLFLSLFIMKPSIDQMNATAFKPYGAGQITIEEAITRSGSVLHRFMVLQTRQTDLKLFADLARAPRFARPADIPFSILLPAFVTSELKTAFQIGFLIFLPFLIIDLVVASTLMSLGMMMLSPAIISMPFKLLLFVLVDGWALTMGSLAASFAT
- the fliR gene encoding flagellar biosynthetic protein FliR, whose product is MIPQGLAGVETQLWLWMIAMIRPGAAFIAAPVFGAPQVPVQIRAVVALALGIPAFASTPFVLPLGGIVSIDGVFLVAGEALIGLALGFAVQIGFSTALLAGEVVSNAMGLGFAAMMDPATGATSPAVSQYLSLLAMFLFLATGGHLQLAAIIVESYQALPPGQGGLGGSSIQGLVLFGGELFSAGLAIALPVGFAIILVQLVMAMLARSAPQMNIFAVGLPATLMAGIVLIAIASPVMADGIASSLQRGLAEARLLAAGK
- a CDS encoding DUF4169 family protein, translating into MGDVVNLNKARKAKARIEAKARAEANRARFSRTKAERRRDEAERDRLVQIVDGAKLDDA
- the fliD gene encoding flagellar filament capping protein FliD, with translation MVSSVGSSILTSLGASSIDTASLVDQLAQAAISDKQKALTTRETANTAKISDLASAISSINAFSSSLSTLISGGTLYTQPTSSNSSVLQASALAGARLNGLSASVRVEKLAMAQTMTAAPLAGVSSTVGTGTLELKVGSQTKTITIGSTNNTLAGLAQAIKDSGLGVTASIVSDATGARLVVKGSTGAANAFSLKMTSGTAGELDRFAYDPATYDPDAITGLTLQQGAQNAELIVDGVTVSKATNSITDVIDGVKLDLLSASPGTTITIGSTQPVDAIKQAVGDFVDAFNELRTTLRTMTGTDGSLRSDTGIRTLVQRLSSLTSTRLTYATDGSPTTLAEIGVSTNRDGSLTLDSGRLSSIMASNPSAVEAMFNPGQRSDNPLIQITSAVGKTKGGVYTVTNATPGTSSSAASATLNGGFTLPLGATGVQASFTSAASGLSFDVLGSVSSATITIDTGLQGALDAIKSELTASSGQLTASQSRLETEKAAISEDKEKLTAKDTAYRAQLTAQYTRMQSSLFALTSTQSYLTQQIKLWTNDSSS
- a CDS encoding NAD-dependent deacylase, with translation MRKVGNIVILTGAGISAESGLNTFRASDGLWENHRVEDICTPEALAANRALVLDFYDQRRAALRAVEPNAAHLALARLDREWRGDLLIVTQNVDDLHERAGATRLLHMHGELMSALCEECGGRARFGGAMLDGTVCGQCGAQDRLRPDIVFFGEMPYAMERIEAALAEADLFVSIGTSGAVYPAAGFVQMARHAGIETLELNLERSAGSGWFDETRLGKASLLVPLWVDQILGG
- the rnc gene encoding ribonuclease III codes for the protein MHDDELRRWVESALGHVPRDLPMFRRALTHGSYGPVHYERLEFLGDRVLGLITATWLYEIYGDEPEGKLSRRFNTLVSREVCAEVGREIGVSTYMLLGKQARDDGAAQSDNVVGDVVEALIGALYLEGGLETAQRFVRKAWASHVTGQAQAPKHPKSALQEWAAAHRCKPPVYTMGSRIGPHHAPRFTVTVSIAGKAEASAEGSSKQEAETAAAKALLEKLS
- the fliS gene encoding flagellar export chaperone FliS, producing MSNGYGATGGAKMAYQNVDIEARVLAATPHQLIGILFEELTKALEIMVAAQRVGNRAKIIDKQARASNILLALETSLDFRNGGEIAVNLARIYREARRLVQLGGRSHDPEAVERAGALLKDIVEAWEQIG
- the fliQ gene encoding flagellar biosynthesis protein FliQ encodes the protein MDSAASPEYFIGVAQQAMWVLALISTPVLIPALIVGILLGMIQAATSINEQTLSFVPKLIVVGAALAIFGGAMLMLLADFTRELFARIPDMLR
- the era gene encoding GTPase Era; its protein translation is MTERCGFVAVVGAPNAGKSTLVNALVGQKVAIVSPKAQTTRTRLIGVAIAGESQMLLVDTPGIFAPRRRLDRAMVAAAWGGAQDADLIAFVIDAKTGITHRIADLLDTLAQRREPKLVILNKVDICTKESLLDLAVRLQDKLAPEAIYMVSAATGDGIEDLRAALAARVPEGPWHFPEEQVSDATDRMLAAEVTREQLFLQLHAELPYDSAVETEKYEERKDGSVAIHQQILIARDSQKAIILGKRGTRLKEIGSRSREELEKLLDRKVHLFLHVKVAEKWGEDRGLYREIGLDWVD